In Trichomycterus rosablanca isolate fTriRos1 chromosome 20, fTriRos1.hap1, whole genome shotgun sequence, one DNA window encodes the following:
- the LOC134334804 gene encoding chloride channel protein 2-like, whose translation MAGDCTDQRALQYEQTLMYGRYTQDLGVYAKEEAARLREEAAYRRLVTERSRSLDLLEYEKSRCAKCRICTVHCQKFLISRVGEDWIFLILLGLVMALVSFIMDFCIAICLQAQKWMYGGLDSNVVLQYLAWITYPVVLISFSAGFTHIVAPQAAGSGIPEMKTILRGVVLKEYLTLKTFVAKVIGLTCALGSGMPLGKEGPFVHIASLCAALLCKFMSLCGGNYENESRNIEMLAAACAVGVGCCFAAPIGGVLFSIEVTSTFFAVRNYWRGFFAATFSAFIFRVLAVWNRDEETITALFKTRFRLDFPFDLQELPAFAVIGIASGFGGALFVYLNRLIVQFIRKQKTINKFLMKKRLLYPALVTLLISTLTFPPGFGQFMAGQLTQKESLVTLLDNRTWAKQGIAEEFEYIGHAAAWKHPQVNVFITLVIFIVMKFWMSALATTIPVPCGAFMPVFVIGAAFGRLVGESMAAWFPEGIHSDGVVYSIVPGGYAVVGAAALSGAVTHTVSTAVIVFELTGQISHILPIMIAVILANAVAQSLQPSIYDSIIRIKKLPYLPELGWGHHEKYNIRVEDIMVRDVRYITLNCTYRDLHDVLLTERLKTLALVESSDSMILLGSIERAQLQAILSTQLGRPRRLEYLRQQAQMERKHANTPSDEDSGHKVNHEVRFQISTEESTFSPSRSASPKPLKPALKRQSTERSYHIASSPDSGMALKSLFCAHPDIEASEDADFVDDMTMREIAEWEEQQLDEQVNFNNCKIDPAPFQLVERTSLHKTHTIFSLLGLDHAYVTSIGRLIGVVSLRELRKAIEGSVTVKGVKVRPPLASFRDSGTSSSDADVTEVHKLWSRHTNLTLPGDQHPSDSDEKSQ comes from the exons ATGTATGGGCGCTACACACAGGATCTGGGTGTGTACGCTAAAGAAGAAGCAGCTCGGCTGAGGGAGGAGGCGGCGTACAGACGACTGGTGACCGAACGGAGCAGATCGCTCGACCTCCTCGAGTACGAGAAGAGCCGCTGCGCCAAGTGCAGAA TCTGTACAGTACACTGTCAGAAGTTCCTGATCTCTCGTGTCGGGGAGGACTGGATCTTCCTCATCCTGCTGGGCCTCGTCATGGCCCTCGTCAGCTTCATCATGGACTTCTGTATCGCCATCTGCCTACAAG cTCAGAAGTGGATGTACGGAGGCCTGGACAGTAACGTGGTGCTGCAGTATCTGGCCTGGATTACGTATCCTGTGGTTCTAATCAGCTTCTCTGCTGGTTTCACACACATCGTAGCTCCACAAGCGGCTG GTTCAGGGATCCCGGAGATGAAGACCATCCTGAGGGGAGTGGTGCTGAAGGAATACCTCACCCTCAAGACCTTCGTAGCCAAAGTGATCGGCCTCACCTGTGCCCTGGGCAGCGGCATGCCACTGGGCAAAGAG GGTCCGTTCGTACACATCGCGAGTCTGTGTGCGGCGCTGCTCTGTAAGTTCATGTCGCTCTGCGGGGGAAATTATGAG AATGAATCGAGGAATATAGAGATGTTGGCTGCTGCCTGTGCTGTGGGTGTCGGCTGCTGCTTTGCCGCTCCAATCGgag gtGTTCTGTTCAGTATCGAGGTTACCTCCACCTTCTTCGCTGTGAGGAACTACTGGCGTGGATTCTTCGCCGCTACCTTCAGTGCCTTCATCTTCAGGGTGCTGGCAGTGTGGAACCGTGATGAAG aaacgatAACCGCTCTCTTCAAGACTCGATTCCGCCTCGACTTTCCCTTCGACCTGCAGGAACTTCCAGCATTCGCCGTTATTGG GATAGCGAGCGGGTTCGGTGGTGCCCTCTTCGTGTATCTGAATCGACTGATCGTCCAGTTCATCAGGAAGCAGAAGACCATCAACAAGTTCCTCATGaagaa gcgtcTCCTGTATCCTGCTCTTGTCACCCTCCTGATCTCCACCTTGACCTTTCCACCTGGATTTGGACAGTTTATGGCAGGACAG TTGACCCAGAAGGAATCCCTGGTGACGCTGCTGGATAACCGGACGTGGGCCAAGCAGGGCATCGCCGAGGAGTTCGAGTACATCGGGCACGCCGCTGCCTGGAAACACCCGCAGGTCAACGTCTTCATCACGCTCGTCATCTTCATCGTGATGAAG ttttggATGTCGGCTTTAGCCACCACCATCCCGGTCCCCTGTGGTGCCTTCATGCCCGTCTTTGTCATCG GTGCAGCTTTCGGGCGCCTGGTGGGCGAGAGCATGGCGGCGTGGTTTCCTGAGGGCATCCATTCCGACGGTGTGGTGTACTCCATCGTACCGGGAGGGTACGCCGTAGTGG gtgcagCGGCGCTGTCCGGGGCGGTCACACACACCGTATCCACGGCAGTCATCGTGTTCGAGCTGACCGGTCAGATCAGCCACATCTTACCCATCATGATCGCGGTGATCCTGGCCAACGCCGTGGCTCAGAGTCTCCAGCCGTCCATCTACGACTCCATCATTCGCATCAAAAAACTGCCGTATCTACCGGAGCTGGGATGGGGACACCACGA GAAGTACAACATCCGGGTGGAGGACATCATGGTGCGGGACGTGAGGTACATCACGCTCAACTGTACCTACAGAGACCTTCACGACGTCCTGCTGACAGAACGGCTCAAAACGCTGGCTCTGGTGGAGTCctcgg ATTCGATGATCTTGCTGGGCTCGATCGAGCGCGCTCAGTTGCAGGCGATCTTGTCCACTCAGCTCGGCCGGCCGCGGAGACTCGAGTACCTCCGTCAGCAGGCCCAGATGGAGAGGAAGCACGCCAACACGCCCAGCGACGAGGACTCGGGTCATAAAGTCAACCACGAGGTTCGCTTCCAG ATCTCGACGGAGGAATCGACGTTCAGTCCGTCACGCTCGGCCTCGCCCAAACCGCTAAAACCTGCGCTGAAGAGACAGTCGACCGAGAGGAGCTACCACATAGCAtcca GTCCAGATTCGGGGATGGCCTTAAAGAGTCTCTTCTGCGCCCATCCAGACATCGAAGCTTCAGAG GATGCAGACTTTGTGGATGACATGACCATGAGAGag ATCGCGGAGTGGGAGGAGCAACAGCTTGACGAGCAGGTCAACTTCAACAACTGTAAGATAGACCCCGCCCCTTTTCAGCTGGTGGAACGCACCTCGCTGCACAAG acaCACACCATTTTCTCTCTGCTGGGGTTGGACCACGCCTACGTCACCAGCATCGGACGCCTCATAGGAGTCGTGTCACTACGAGAA CTACGTAAGGCCATCGAGGGCTCTGTGACGGTGAAGGGGGTGAAGGTGCGCCCCCCGCTGGCCAGCTTCAGGGACAGCGGCACCAGCAGCAGCGACGCCGATGTGACCGAGGTGCACAAACTGTGGAGCCGCCACACCAACCTCACGCTCCCGGGGGACCAGCATCCCTCCGACTCCGACGAAAAGTCCCAGTGA